A segment of the Bacillus licheniformis DSM 13 = ATCC 14580 genome:
CGCGAGCGCGAAATCTTGACTCAGCAGGCGCTTCAAGAAGGCAAGCCTGAAAACATCGTCGCAAAAATGGTTGAAGGCCGCCTGAACAAATATTTCGAAGAAATCTGCCTGCTTGATCAAGCGTTCGTTAAAAACCCGGATGAAAAAGTGAAACAGGTCGTTGCTGCGAAAAACGCAACGGTTGAAACGTTCGTCCGCTACGAAGTTGGAGAAGGTATCGAAAAACGCCAAGAAAACTTTGCTGAAGAAGTTATGAACCAAGTGAAAAAATAAGATTGAAAAGCCGCTTGCCATAAAACACACGGCAGGATCTTTTCAAGGAAAATAGGGGACACAATTTGTGTCCCTATTTTTAAAACAGTTTACAAACCTTTTTTTCTCTTGCATAATAAATAACGGCAAGCATGCACTTGGAGGTTATTATGGAAAAACCAAAGTATAATCGTATCGTATTAAAGCTTAGCGGAGAAGCCCTTGCGGGTGAACAGGGAAACGGCATCAACCCGACCGTGATCCAGTCCATCGCCAAACAGGTGAAAGAAATCGCCGAGCTTGATGTTGAAGTGGCGGTCGTCGTCGGCGGCGGCAACCTGTGGCGCGGAAAAACGGGCAGCGATCTCGGAATGGACCGCGCAACAGCGGACTACATGGGAATGCTTGCAACGGTTATGAATTCCCTTGCGCTGCAAGACAGCCTTGAAACGCTCGGGATTCAGTCAAGAGTTCAGACATCCATCGAAATGAGGCAGGTCGCTGAGCCATACATAAGAAGAAAAGCGATTCGCCATCTTGAAAAGAAGCGCGTCGTCATCTTCGCTGCCGGTACAGGCAATCCATACTTCTCAACGGATACGACAGCAGCGCTCAGAGCGGCTGAAATCGAAGCCGACGTCATCTTAATGGCCAAAAATAATGTCGACGGTGTATACAATGCCGATCCTAGAACTGACGAAACAGCCGTAAAATATGAAAAATTGTCTTATCTCGATGTGTTGAAAGACGGTTTGGCTGTCATGGATTCAACCGCTTCTTCACTTTGCATGGATAACGACATCCCGCTGATCGTCTTTTCTATTATGGAAGAAGGAAATATTAAAAGAGCCGTTTTAGGCGAACAAATCGGTACAATCGTAAGGGGGAAATAACGTGTCAACTCAAGTGATGAATGAAACAAAAGAACGGATGCAAAAAGCGATAAGCGCTTATCAGCGCGAATTGGCCACTGTCCGCGCAGGACGTGCAAATCCGTCATTGCTGGACAAAGTGGCAGTTGAGTATTACGGAGCGCAGACGCCTTTAAACCAGATTGCGTCCATTACAGTTCCAGAAGCGCGCATGCTCGTCATCACACCATATGACAAAACGGCGCTCGGCGATATCGAAAAAGCGATTCAAAAAGCCGACCTCGGTGTAACTCCGTCAAACGACGGCAATATCATCCGGATCACGATCCCTCCTCTAACTGAGGAGCGCAGAAAAGAGCTTGCCAAACTCGTGAAAAAATATTCGGAAGATGCCAAAGTCGCGGTCCGCAACATCCGCCGCGATGCAAATGACGATCTGAAAAAACTAGAGAAAAATGGTGAAATGACTGAGGATGAATTGCGCTCTTCAACGGAAGACGTACAAAAGCTGACAGATGAATATGTGTCAAAAATTGATGAGATCACAAAAGATAAAGAGAAAGAAATCATGGAAGTTTAATGAAAAACTCTGTACAATAGATAATAGTGAAAAGACCCTCTCATGTTTACAGGGGGTTTTTTTGTTAATACTGTTGTTATCTAGAACGATATAACAGGAAAGCAACCTTTTGGGTGATGGAGGACTCTCATGCTCAATATACTCAAAAATTGGAAGAATCAGCATTCGGCTGCTTCCAACATGGAATGTTACACAAAAGAAAATATTTTAAAAGGAGAAATTCCTGAACATATCGCCATTATTATGGACGGAAACGGCCGCTGGGCAAAGAAGCGGGCGATGCCCCGCATCGCGGGTCATCACGAAGGCATGAAAGTGGTCAGACAGACGACAAAGCTTGCCAATGAGCTCGGTGTCAAAGCGTTGACGCTGTATGCCTTTTCGACGGAAAATTGGAAGCGTCCAAAGCTTGAGGTTGACTTTCTGATGAAGCTGCCTGAAGAGTTTCTGGGAACGTATCTCCCGGAGCTGGTCGAAGAAAATGTCCGGGTCCGCATGACAGGCGATAGGGAAGGACTGCCGCCCCACACGATCCGCGCGGTTGAAAAAGCCATCCGTGATACGGAGAACAATGACGGACTTATTCTTAATTTTGCATTGAATTACGGGGGACGTGCAGAAATCGTCAGAGCCGCAAAGAAAATTGCCGAAGAAGCCAAAAAAGGCACATTGAATACCGAGGAAATCGACGAAAAGCTATTTTCCGATTATTTAATGACAGAAACTTTGCAGGACCCTGATTTGCTGATTCGCACAAGCGGCGAGATCAGGCTGAGCAACTTCATGCTTTGGCAGCTTGCCTACAGCGAATTTTTATTTACCGATGTATTGTGGCCTGATTTTAAAGACGTTCACTTGCTTCAGGCTATCGGAGAATATCAGCGTCGCGGGAGAAGGTTTGGCGGAATTTAGAGGATGGTGCAGATGAAACAGAGAATATTGACGGGTGTGATCGCGGCAGCGGTTTTTCTGCCGCTCGTGATTTTCGGCGAGCTGCCGTTCACCCTGCTAGTTTATGCAATAGGTATACTTGCTCTATTTGAACTTTTAAGAATGAAAGGCCTGAAGCTGATCAGCGCTCCGGGTATCATCAGCATGCTGCTGTTGGCGGTTTTGCTGTGTCCAAGCCAATACGCGGAAGACGCTGGGCTGGGTATAACCAAAGGGGAGGTCGTCTTTTTGGCGGTCCTTTTGCTTTTGGCATATACGGTGCTCAGCAAAAACTCGTTTACTTTTGACGAAGCGGCATTCGTGGCGCTGGCAGCAGTTTATATCGGATTCGGGTTTTATTACTTTATTGAAATCAGAAACATCGGACTCAGCTATGTCTTTTTTGCGATCGGCGTCGTCTGGTCAACAGATTCCGGCGCTTATTTTATCGGAAAGGCGTTTGGAAAGCGGAAGCTCTGGCCTGAAATCAGCCCTAACAAAACGGTAGAAGGCTTTTGGGGCGGAATTTTGACAGCGGTCGTTTTTTCCGCGATTTATCAGGCCGCCACAGGTTTTCCGCACGCTTATCTGTTTGTGCTGATCATTACCGTGCTTTTGTCAATCGTCGGTCAGATCGGCGATTTGGCCGAGTCTGCGTTCAAAAGGCATTACCAGGTGAAAGACTCGGGCCGGATCCTCCCGGGACACGGCGGAATGCTGGACCGCTTTGACAGCTTTTTATTTGTCATGCCGGTTCTGTACTTCCTGCTTGTTCTTTTTCAGCCGTTCGGGCTATGATAGAAAAGGGTACTGATAGCTAGAAAGAAACAGAGGTGCGGCAATTTTGAAGAACATATGTCTATTGGGAGCGACAGGCTCCATAGGAGAACAGACGCTTGATGTCATCAAAGCGCATGACGATAAGTTTCGGCTGACCGCCATGACTTTCGGCAAAAACGCCGAAAAAGCGGCAGAAATCATTGAAACCTTTAAACCGAAGTATGTAGGCGTCGGGGATGAGCATACATATGAAACATTAAAACAGCATTCTTTCTCCTACACCTTTAAAACAGGGATCGGGGAGGAAGCTTTAATCGAAGCGGCCGTTATCCCGGAAGCGGATATCGTCGTCAATGCTCTCGTCGGCAGCGTCGGTCTTCTTCCGACTTTAAAGGCGATGGAGCATAAAAAAACAATTGCGCTTGCAAATAAGGAAACTCTCGTGACAGCCGGTCATATAGTGAAAGAACACGCCCAAAAATACGATGTCCCGCTCCTGCCCGTCGACAGCGAACATTCCGCGATTTTCCAGGCCCTTCAGGGGGAAAATCCGAAGCATATCAAACGGCTGATCGTCACGGCTTCAGGCGGCAGCTTCAGGGACAGAACAAGGCGGGAACTTGAAGGCGTCACAGTGGAAGAAGCCCTCAATCATCCAAATTGGTCGATGGGTGCAAAAATCACGATCGATTCGGCTACAATGATGAATAAAGGACTCGAGGTTATTGAAGCCCACTGGCTGTTTGATCTGCCCTATGACCAGATCGATGTCCTCCTTCACAAAGAAAGCATTATTCATTCAATGGTTGAATTCCACGACCGCAGCGTCATCGCCCAGCTTGGCACACCTGATATGAGAGTGCCGATTCAATATGCGCTCAGCCATCCGGAACGCCTGCCGTTTAATGAAGCAAAATCCCTCGATCTCTGGGAAGTCGGACAGCTGAATTTTGCCCAAGCTGATTTTGAAAGGTTCCGCTGCTTACAATTCGCTTATGAATCAGGTAAAATAGGCGGTACAATGCCGACTGTTTTAAACGCGGCCAACGAGGAAGCCGTTGCGGCATTTCTTTCGGGCAGGATTTCCTTTCTTGGAATAGAAGACATCATTGAAAAGGCTTTGGAACGCCATCAGGTGATCGCAAAGCCGAGCCTTCAAGAGATCCGTGAAGTGGACAAAGACGCCAGAAAGTTTGTCCAAACATTACTCACATAAGGTGGTATGTTCGTGAATACTGTGATCGCGTTTATTCTTATTTTTGGAACGCTCGTATTTTTCCATGAGCTTGGTCATCTCATCCTTGCTCAAAGAGCCGGAATACTGTGCCGGGAGTTTGCTATCGGCTTCGGTCCGAAAATCTTTTCGTTTAAGAAAAATGAGACCGTTTATACGATCAGGCTTCTTCCGATCGGCGGCTTTGTCAGAATGGCCGGCGAAGATCCTGAGATGATTGAAGTGAAGCCCGGTTATACGGTCGGGCTGTTGTTCGACAGCGAAAACAAGGTCGAAAAGATCATTATCAACCAAAAAGAAAAGTATCCCGACGCATTGGTCATTGAAGTGGAGCAGGCCGACCTGGAGCACCAGATGAGGATTACGGGCTATGAGCACGGCAATGAAGATCATCTCTCTTCATTTTCTGTCAGTGAAACGTCCTTTTTCATCGTAGACGGGGAAGAAGTCCAGATCGCTCCTTACAACCGCCAATTTCATTCGAAAACGGTTTGGCAGCGCATCAAAGCGATTGCTGCCGGACCGATCATGAACTTTATTTTGGCTTATGTCATACTCGTGATGCTCGGACTGATGCAGGGAGTGCCGTCTGACGAGCCGGTGCTCGGCAAGTTGATAGACAACGGACGGGCGGCGGAAGCAGGCCTCCAGGAGGGAGACCGCATTCAAACGATCAACGGGGAGAACATGAGGTCGTGGACGGATATTGTCAACACGGTCAGAGAACACCCTGAAAAAGAACTGAAAATCGTTTTGATGCGCGACAATGTCAAGCTGACGAAATACGTAACACCTGAAGCTGTCAAGGCAGGGGATGAAACCGTCGGCAGATTCGGCGCTTACAATCCTGTGAAAACAGGCGTTCTGACATCGATTTCCTACGGTGCGACCGAAACGGCGACAGTGGCCCAGAGCATCGTCACCAATCTCGGAAAGCTCGTCACAGGACAATTCTCAATCGACATGCTGGCCGGTCCTGTCGGCATTTATGACATGACAGACCAAGTGGCCAAGACAGGCGTTATCAACCTGCTGAAGCTGGCCGCATTTTTAAGCATCAACCTCGGGATCGTCAACCTTCTGCCAATCCCTGCGCTGGACGGCGGAAGACTGTTGTTCCTGTTTATTGAAGCGATCCGCGGGAAGCCGATCAACCGCGAAAAAGAAGCGTTTGTCGTCTTTATCGGCGTCGCATTTTTGATGCTCCTAATGCTTGTCGTCACATGGAACGATATCCAGCGCTTATTTCTGTAAAACCAATCGCCTTTTTTAAGTGCAGCCAAGCCTTTTAAAAGGCTCTTTTTTAGGGACACCGTTCCCGACTCAAAAAAGTAACCAACTGAAACAAATGAGGTGCGAATGAATGAGACAGAGCAGGACTTTAATTCCTACGCTCCGCGAAGTGCCGGCTGATGCTGAAGCGAAAAGCCATCAGCTTCTTCTCAGAGCAGGGTTTATCAGACAAAACACAAGCGGTGTATACAGCTATATGCCTCTTGCCAATAAAGTCATTCATAAAATCCAGAGCATTGTCCGCGAAGAAATGGAGAAAATCAATGCCGTCGAAATGCTGATGCCGGCGCTCCAGCAGGCGGAAACTTGGCAGGAATCGGGAAGATGGTATACGTACGGTCCTGAGCTCATGAGGCTGAAAGACCGCCACGGCCGTGAATTTGCCCTAGGCGCAACACACGAAGAGGTCATCACAAGCATCGTCAGAGATGAAGTGAAATCGTACAAGCGCCTTCCGCTGACCCTTTACCAGATCCAATCGAAGTTCCGCGATGAAAAGCGCCCGCGCTTCGGTCTGTTGAGAGGCCGGGAATTCATCATGAAGGATGCGTATTCCTTCCATTCCTCCGCCGAAAGCCTTGATGAAACGTACAATGATATGTATCAGGCGTATACGAATGTGTTTACGCGCTGCGGCCTGAATTTCAGACCGGTCATTGCAGACTCAGGCGCGATGGGCGGAAAGGATACCCATGAATTTATGGCATTGTCCGATGTCGGTGAGGATACAATTGCGTATTCTGATCAGTCTTCATACGCCGCCAACATTGAAATGGCTGAAGTGAAGGAAACAGATGCCGGCGAGCAGGCAGAAATGAAAGAGCTGCAGGAAGTCCACACACCTTCGGTCAAAACGATCGAAGAGGTTGCCGCATTTCTTGGCATATCCCCGTCAGACTGCATTAAATCAATGCTGATGAAAGCAGACGGACGTTTTGTCCTCGTCTTGACGAGAGGGGATCACGAAGTCAATGATGTTAAGGTGAAAAACCTGCTTCAAGCAGAAATAATCGAATTCGCGAGCGCCGAAGAGGTTGCAGAGATAACAGGCACTGAACCCGGTTTTGTCGGACCGGTGGGGCTCGACCGCGAAATCGAAATCTTTGCAGACTTTGCTGTGAAGGCGATGGCAAACGCAGCAGCTGGAGCGAATAAAACAGATTACCATTATCAAAACGTGAATATCAGCCGGGATGCGCACAATGTGACATTCGCCGATCTCCGCTTTATCCAGGAAGGAGACCCTTCACCGGATGGAAAAGGAACGATCCGTTTTGCAAAAGGAATCGAAGTCGGACAAGTCTTTAAGCTCGGCACCCGCTATTCTGAAGCGATGGACGCCACATACCTTGATGAAAACGGACGCGCTCAGCCGATGCTGATGGGCTGCTATGGAATCGGGATTTCCCGGACGCTTTCGGCCATCGTTGAGCAGCATCATGACGATAAAGGCTTGATCTGGCCGCTGGAAGTGACGCCGTATGACCTGCATATCCTCGCGCTTAATATGAAAAATGACGCGCAAGTTCAGCTTGCCGAAAAGCTGTATGAAGAATTTAAAGCGAACGGCTATGACGTACTGTTTGATGACCGTGCCGAACGGGCCGGCGTTAAATTTGCAGATTCCGATTTGATCGGTCTGCCGATCCGCATCACGGTCGGAAAAAGAGCTGACGAAGGCGTTGTCGAAGTGAAGATCCGCAAAACCGGAGAATCCTTTGAAATCGCTGCTGATGAGCTGTTTGACTTTATCGAAAAACAAGTCAAGAGCTTATCTTCTCACTCTTAAAACATGGTAAACTAGAGTAAAGGAAGGTACCTCGGGAATCGTCCCAAGGTACCTTCAATTATGATTTTCTTTTAGGGAGGAATCTGTCTTGGAAGACCAGCTTTCTGTCAACAGAAGACAGTTTCAAATTCTTCTGCAGCAGCTGAATGTAACGGAAGATACGATGATCCGCCACCTTGAAGGCGGACAAATCATAAAGCTGACCGTTCATAAAAACAAGAAGACATGGCACTTTCACTTTAAATTGAGAAATGTGCTGCCTTATCAAATCTTCGAACGGTTTCACAGCCAGCTGACCCGCACCTTTTCCCATATCGCCCAGGTCACCTGTTCCATCGAGGCGGAAAACCCTTCGATTGACGAGCAGCTTGTTCAGGATTACTGGACGCGCTGCATTCAGGAACTCGATGGTATTTCTCCGCCGATCTTGGCGCTTTTGAACGACCAAAAGCCCAAGCTTACGGGAAACAAAATCCTGCTTAAAACGAAAACAGATACAGAAGCGTCCGCTTTAAAAAAGAAATACAGCTCGCTCATCCAGTCAAGCTACCGCACATTCGGCTTTCCTGAGCTCCAGCTGGACACAGAAATTTTTGTATCAGATCAAGAGATTCAGAAATTCAGAGAGCAAAAAATGGCCGAAGATCAAGAGAGGGCCCTTCAGGCTTTAATCGAAATGGAGAAGCAGGATAAGGAAGCACAAGACGATGAAGCGCCGGCAGGCCCTCTTCAGATCGGCTACCAGATTAAAGACTCTGAAGAAATCAGAACGCTTGACAGCATCATGGATGAAGAGCGGAGAATTACGGTGCAAGGCTATGTATTCGACGCTGAAACAAGAGAGCTGAAAAGCGGCAGAACGCTTTGCATCTTTAAAATAACCGACTATACAAACAGCATTCTTGTCAAAATGTTCGCCCGCGAAAAAGAAGACGCTGTATTGATGAAGTCCCTGAAAAAAGGGATGTGGGTCAAGGCGAGAGGAAGCATACAAAACGATACATTCGTCCGCGATTTGGTGATGATCGCCAACGATGTCAATGAAATCAAAGCGAAAACCCGTGAGGATACAGCGCCAGAGGACGAAAAACGAGTCGAGCTCCACCTCCATTCACCAATGAGCCAGATGGATGCCGTATCAAGCATCGGCAAGCTTGTCGAACAGGCGAAAAAATGGGGGCACCCGGCTATCGCGCTCACTGACCATGCCGTAGTCCAATCGTTTCCGGATGCATTCGCGGCAAGCAAAAAGCATGGCGTGAAAATGATCTACGGACTTGAAGCCAACCTCGTCGACGACGGCGTGCCGATTGCCTACAATCCCGTGCACCGTCTGCTTGAAGAGGAAACATATGTCGTGTTCGACGTCGAGACGACGGGGCTGTCTGCCGTCTATGATACAATCATCGAGCTGGCCGCCGTTAAAGTAAAAGGCGGGGAAATCATCGAACGCTTTGAAAGGTTTGCCAACCCGCATCGACCTTTATCGGCTACGATCATCGAGCTGACGGGGATTACCGATGATATGCTGAAAGATGCGCCCGAAGTCGAAGAGGTCATCCGCGATTTTAAAGAATGGGTCGGTGATCACACGCTTGTCGCTCACAATGCAAGCTTTGACATCGGCTTCATCAATGTCGCCTATAAGCGCCTGCTGAATTCGGAGAAAGTGCAGAACCCGGTCATTGACACGCTTGAGCTGGGCCGTTTTCTTTATCCGGAATTCAAAAACCACAGGCTGAATACGCT
Coding sequences within it:
- a CDS encoding proline--tRNA ligase, producing MRQSRTLIPTLREVPADAEAKSHQLLLRAGFIRQNTSGVYSYMPLANKVIHKIQSIVREEMEKINAVEMLMPALQQAETWQESGRWYTYGPELMRLKDRHGREFALGATHEEVITSIVRDEVKSYKRLPLTLYQIQSKFRDEKRPRFGLLRGREFIMKDAYSFHSSAESLDETYNDMYQAYTNVFTRCGLNFRPVIADSGAMGGKDTHEFMALSDVGEDTIAYSDQSSYAANIEMAEVKETDAGEQAEMKELQEVHTPSVKTIEEVAAFLGISPSDCIKSMLMKADGRFVLVLTRGDHEVNDVKVKNLLQAEIIEFASAEEVAEITGTEPGFVGPVGLDREIEIFADFAVKAMANAAAGANKTDYHYQNVNISRDAHNVTFADLRFIQEGDPSPDGKGTIRFAKGIEVGQVFKLGTRYSEAMDATYLDENGRAQPMLMGCYGIGISRTLSAIVEQHHDDKGLIWPLEVTPYDLHILALNMKNDAQVQLAEKLYEEFKANGYDVLFDDRAERAGVKFADSDLIGLPIRITVGKRADEGVVEVKIRKTGESFEIAADELFDFIEKQVKSLSSHS
- the frr gene encoding ribosome recycling factor, with amino-acid sequence MNETKERMQKAISAYQRELATVRAGRANPSLLDKVAVEYYGAQTPLNQIASITVPEARMLVITPYDKTALGDIEKAIQKADLGVTPSNDGNIIRITIPPLTEERRKELAKLVKKYSEDAKVAVRNIRRDANDDLKKLEKNGEMTEDELRSSTEDVQKLTDEYVSKIDEITKDKEKEIMEV
- a CDS encoding phosphatidate cytidylyltransferase, producing the protein MKQRILTGVIAAAVFLPLVIFGELPFTLLVYAIGILALFELLRMKGLKLISAPGIISMLLLAVLLCPSQYAEDAGLGITKGEVVFLAVLLLLAYTVLSKNSFTFDEAAFVALAAVYIGFGFYYFIEIRNIGLSYVFFAIGVVWSTDSGAYFIGKAFGKRKLWPEISPNKTVEGFWGGILTAVVFSAIYQAATGFPHAYLFVLIITVLLSIVGQIGDLAESAFKRHYQVKDSGRILPGHGGMLDRFDSFLFVMPVLYFLLVLFQPFGL
- the rseP gene encoding RIP metalloprotease RseP; this translates as MFVNTVIAFILIFGTLVFFHELGHLILAQRAGILCREFAIGFGPKIFSFKKNETVYTIRLLPIGGFVRMAGEDPEMIEVKPGYTVGLLFDSENKVEKIIINQKEKYPDALVIEVEQADLEHQMRITGYEHGNEDHLSSFSVSETSFFIVDGEEVQIAPYNRQFHSKTVWQRIKAIAAGPIMNFILAYVILVMLGLMQGVPSDEPVLGKLIDNGRAAEAGLQEGDRIQTINGENMRSWTDIVNTVREHPEKELKIVLMRDNVKLTKYVTPEAVKAGDETVGRFGAYNPVKTGVLTSISYGATETATVAQSIVTNLGKLVTGQFSIDMLAGPVGIYDMTDQVAKTGVINLLKLAAFLSINLGIVNLLPIPALDGGRLLFLFIEAIRGKPINREKEAFVVFIGVAFLMLLMLVVTWNDIQRLFL
- a CDS encoding isoprenyl transferase; this translates as MLNILKNWKNQHSAASNMECYTKENILKGEIPEHIAIIMDGNGRWAKKRAMPRIAGHHEGMKVVRQTTKLANELGVKALTLYAFSTENWKRPKLEVDFLMKLPEEFLGTYLPELVEENVRVRMTGDREGLPPHTIRAVEKAIRDTENNDGLILNFALNYGGRAEIVRAAKKIAEEAKKGTLNTEEIDEKLFSDYLMTETLQDPDLLIRTSGEIRLSNFMLWQLAYSEFLFTDVLWPDFKDVHLLQAIGEYQRRGRRFGGI
- the dxr gene encoding 1-deoxy-D-xylulose-5-phosphate reductoisomerase; translated protein: MKNICLLGATGSIGEQTLDVIKAHDDKFRLTAMTFGKNAEKAAEIIETFKPKYVGVGDEHTYETLKQHSFSYTFKTGIGEEALIEAAVIPEADIVVNALVGSVGLLPTLKAMEHKKTIALANKETLVTAGHIVKEHAQKYDVPLLPVDSEHSAIFQALQGENPKHIKRLIVTASGGSFRDRTRRELEGVTVEEALNHPNWSMGAKITIDSATMMNKGLEVIEAHWLFDLPYDQIDVLLHKESIIHSMVEFHDRSVIAQLGTPDMRVPIQYALSHPERLPFNEAKSLDLWEVGQLNFAQADFERFRCLQFAYESGKIGGTMPTVLNAANEEAVAAFLSGRISFLGIEDIIEKALERHQVIAKPSLQEIREVDKDARKFVQTLLT
- the pyrH gene encoding UMP kinase; the protein is MEKPKYNRIVLKLSGEALAGEQGNGINPTVIQSIAKQVKEIAELDVEVAVVVGGGNLWRGKTGSDLGMDRATADYMGMLATVMNSLALQDSLETLGIQSRVQTSIEMRQVAEPYIRRKAIRHLEKKRVVIFAAGTGNPYFSTDTTAALRAAEIEADVILMAKNNVDGVYNADPRTDETAVKYEKLSYLDVLKDGLAVMDSTASSLCMDNDIPLIVFSIMEEGNIKRAVLGEQIGTIVRGK